In one Rhopalosiphum padi isolate XX-2018 chromosome 3, ASM2088224v1, whole genome shotgun sequence genomic region, the following are encoded:
- the LOC132924496 gene encoding elongin-C-like: MSADKVENGQDEASSEYGGCEGPDAMYIKLVSSDGHEFVIKRKLAMISNTIKAMLSGPGQFSENETNVIHFREIPSHVLQKVCMYFAYKDPYTNCPDPAPEFPIPAEISVELLMAANFLDC; this comes from the exons ATGAGCGCCGACAAGGTGGAAAACGGTCAG GACGAAGCGAGTTCTGAATATGGAGGATGTGAAGGTCCAGATGCGATGTATATCAAGCTGGTATCTAGTGACGGTCATGAGTTTGTTATTAAACGGAAGCTTGCCATGATATCAAACACAATCAAAGCTATGTTAAGTGGCCCCGGTCAATTTTCAGAAAATGAAACGAATGTAATCCACTTTAGAGAAATACC ttctcACGTTTTACAAAAGGTATGTATGTACTTCGCATACAAAGATCCTTATACAAACTGCCCAGATCCAGCTCCTGAGTTCCCTATTCCAGCAGAAATATCTGTAGAACTTCTGATGGCAGCTAATTTTTTGGATTGTTAA